Proteins from one Anastrepha obliqua isolate idAnaObli1 chromosome 2, idAnaObli1_1.0, whole genome shotgun sequence genomic window:
- the LOC129237794 gene encoding 27 kDa hemolymph protein, with protein MNRPFIVTALLSIVVLIVAVDTAKGSPSSADIDLSQINVNDLQQKLPPELANTNLTLDDAKTLVRDKCVSVAGKEKGEAAYIEIENAVSTLSDCATNILNFTAIQAEIDEASPKGELDVVFNKYCNKQPEALNCIETFNSKLAACLDKDEKEHQEVFMRIVRSLLNFVCHKGGDQIALFIAEKGPECLDSKKDDIQNCINSTFSGYVPQNGLSDIKQLPKFVMGTKQCEEMLDLEKCIVQKLETCSEITPANIFESMFRFIKNETICHNTPRVAKQASMISGVSGGVIFQQLGIVSWLFAASLFYQLVKRIQA; from the coding sequence ATGAATCGACCATTTATAGTTACAGCTTTGCTGTCAATTGTTGTCTTGATAGTTGCCGTCGACACTGCAAAAGGTAGTCCCTCTTCTGCCGACATCGACTTAAGCCAAATAAATGTTAATGACCTGCAACAAAAACTACCACCAGAGTTGGCCAACACTAATTTGACGCTGGACGATGCAAAGACTCTTGTTCGCGACAAATGTGTTTCAGTAGCAGGCAAGGAAAAAGGCGAGGCGGCTTATATTGAAATAGAAAACGCTGTTTCAACACTGTCAGATTGCGCTacaaatatattgaattttacTGCCATTCAAGCGGAAATTGATGAGGCAAGTCCTAAGGGCGAACTTGATGTCGTATTCAACAAATATTGTAACAAACAACCTGAAGCTCTTAACTGTATTGAAACATTCAACAGCAAGTTAGCAGCATGCTTGGATAAGGATGAAAAAGAGCATCAGGAAGTGTTCATGCGCATCGTGCGTAGTCTTCTAAATTTCGTATGCCATAAAGGAGGCGACCAAATAGCCCTCTTTATTGCAGAGAAAGGGCCAGAATGTCTGGATTCGAAAAAGGACGACATACAAAACTGCATAAATAGCACATTTTCAGGGTATGTCCCACAGAATGGACTCAGTGACATCAAACAACTGCCCAAATTTGTGATGGGTACCAAACAATGTGAAGAAATGCTGGATCTAGAAAAGTGTATTGTACAGAAATTGGAGACATGCAGTGAAATCACTCCTGCTAACATTTTTGAATCAATGTTCCGCTTCATTAAAAATGAAACGATATGCCACAATACTCCCCGTGTAGCGAAACAAGCATCAATGATTAGTGGTGTTAGTGGCGGTGTGATTTTCCAACAGCTTGGTATCGTATCATGGCTTTTTGCTGCCAGTTTATTCTATCAACTCGTAAAACGTATACAGGCGTAG